ACACCGGGTGCAGCAGCACTTTGTCGACCCGATCGGAAGACGCGCGCTTCTTCGGGTGACGGTCGGTCCGGCCGTAGAGGCGATCTGCGTGCGCATCCAAGAATGCGTAGCGCGACGCAATCACCTCGCGATCCAGGTCTCGGTCACCTGCGGCCTGCTGCACCTCCAGGCAACGGTCCCGAAGCTCCTCGGGCATATCGGTGAGCTCGTCGTCCGGCTCGATGCTGGTCAACGCCCACATCGCCAGCGCGCGGTCGCGCTCCACGCTGCCGCGCCACTCCTTGGGCAGCGCGTCCGCCACGCGATCCGCGTCCCGCCGCAGGGCCTCCGGATAGCGCAGGTCCACCCGGCCCCGGGGCGGGTCGGCCAGGGCCTCGAAGATCACCTCTGCGAGGGCCTTCATGCCCTTCCCGTGGCGTGCGTCCGTGCTCACGCAGGGCACCCCCAAAAGTGCGCTCAACGCTGCCGGATCCGGCGGATTGTCCGTGACCTCGTCGATCATGTTCAATGCGATGACGACCGGAACGGACAGCTCCAGGAGTTGGAGCACGAGGTACAGATTGCGGATCAACTGTCCGGCGTCCACGACCACCACCGCGAGCCGGGGCTTGGGCTCGCTACCGAAACCCAGGACGGAGTTGATGGCGATCTGCTCTTCGACGGAGCGAGCGCTCAGGGAGTATGCGCCGGGAACGTCGACCAGCTCGATCACGTCCCCCGCGCTGGAACGCAAGGTGCCGACCCGCCGCTCGACCGTGATCCCGGGGTAGTTGCCGACGCGGGCGTTTTGCCCCGTGAGTCGATTGAACAGTGTCGTCTTGCCGACGTTCGGGTTGCCGACGACGACGACCAGAGGCCGCGACGCGCGGGCGTCCGGCTCGATGACGCGGGCGGCTGCGGTCACGGTGAGCTGCTGGCGCAGTCGGTCGCGAGCTCGACGCCGCTACGGGATGCGACGTCGACCAGGTCGGATAGGGGCGCGGCGTCCACGGCGACCACACGCACACAGGCGGCCTCGGCACGCCGGATGGAAAGACTCGCGCCGCGCACCAGGAGCTCCACGGGATCCCCCAGAGGCGCGACGCTGACCAGCTCCACTCGCGTTCCCGGCACCAGCCCGAGCTCCATCAACCGGCGACGAAAGGCACGCTCACCCCCGACGTGCTGCACGGTCATGACGTCTCCGATTCGGGCTTGGGCGAGCTGCATTACGAGGGCTTCCGACTGGTAATGAAAACGACTTTCAATTTCAACTATAGTATCGGCGAGAGCGATTAGCCAGTGCTCATTTCTTAGCGCGTGCTCGGAGGCTCGGGGATCACAAACCGGCGGCGAAAGCCCGCACAAATGACCCCCGTCAACGTCGCCCCAGGCGAGCGAGGGCCGCGCTGATGCTGTCGGCCAGCACCGGGCCCGAGGTGGGCTCCGGGATCACCCGCAGCACGCTGCGCAACGCGTCCAGCATTTCCTGGGCGGAGCGGAAGCGCCGCTTCGGATCCCGCTCGAGGGCGCGGTGCACTGCCGTCGTGAGGCCCATCGGCAGCTCCGGACAGCGCGTGCTCAAGAGCGGAACGCGTCCCTCTCGCACTCGATTCAAGACCTCGACGTCCGTCGCACCGTCGTACAGCCGCCCGCCGGTGTACGCCTCCCACAGCACCACCCCCAAACTGAAGAGGTCGGACTGCGGCGTGGGGTCGTACCCCTGCGCCATCTCTGGCGCCATGTAGGACAGCTTGCCCTTTACGATGTCGGGCTGCGTGATGCGACCGCGGTCCATCGCC
This portion of the Polyangiaceae bacterium genome encodes:
- a CDS encoding ferrous iron transport protein A — its product is MQLAQARIGDVMTVQHVGGERAFRRRLMELGLVPGTRVELVSVAPLGDPVELLVRGASLSIRRAEAACVRVVAVDAAPLSDLVDVASRSGVELATDCASSSP